In the genome of Cupriavidus taiwanensis, one region contains:
- a CDS encoding universal stress protein, which translates to MYRHLLVPTDGSARADAMVGRAMAFASRIGARVTGLHVLPEYHVLTYRLTSLQDTKSNFAAEAARHADTFLAALSHSAAQAGVPCDTITATDDHPWQAIIACAQERECDLIVMSSHGKRGLQALLIGSETHKVLTHSTIPVLVFR; encoded by the coding sequence ATGTACAGGCACCTGCTAGTACCGACCGACGGCTCCGCGCGCGCCGATGCCATGGTGGGCCGTGCGATGGCATTCGCCAGCCGCATCGGCGCCCGCGTGACCGGGTTGCATGTGCTCCCCGAGTACCACGTGCTGACCTACCGGCTCACCAGCCTGCAAGACACCAAGAGCAACTTCGCCGCCGAAGCCGCGCGCCACGCCGACACCTTCCTGGCCGCGCTGAGCCACAGCGCGGCACAGGCCGGCGTGCCCTGCGACACCATCACCGCCACCGACGACCATCCCTGGCAGGCCATCATCGCGTGCGCGCAGGAGCGCGAGTGCGACCTGATTGTGATGTCGTCGCATGGCAAGCGCGGGCTGCAGGCGCTGCTGATCGGCAGCGAGACGCACAAGGTGCTGACCCACAGCACGATCCCGGTGCTGGTGTTCCGCTGA
- a CDS encoding peroxiredoxin has product MAIRLGEQAPDFTAETTEGQISFHEWIGDGWAILFSHPKDFTPVCTTELGYMARLKPEFDKRNTKIIGLSIDPVGDHQRWVKDIEETQGCTVNYPMIGDADLKVAKLYDMIHPEASGSGPRTAVDNATIRSVFIIGPDKKVKAMLVYPMSAGRNFDEVLRLLDSLQLNAKHTVATPVNWKPGEDVIIPTSVSDEEASKKYPQGFKTLKPYLRTVAQPK; this is encoded by the coding sequence ATGGCGATTCGACTGGGCGAGCAAGCCCCTGATTTCACCGCCGAGACCACGGAAGGCCAGATCAGCTTCCATGAGTGGATCGGCGACGGCTGGGCCATCCTGTTCTCGCATCCCAAGGACTTCACGCCGGTGTGCACCACCGAGCTGGGCTACATGGCCCGGCTCAAGCCCGAGTTCGACAAGCGCAATACCAAGATCATCGGACTGAGCATCGATCCGGTGGGGGATCACCAGCGCTGGGTCAAGGACATCGAGGAAACGCAGGGCTGTACCGTCAACTACCCGATGATCGGCGATGCCGACCTGAAGGTGGCCAAGCTCTACGACATGATCCACCCGGAGGCCAGCGGCAGCGGTCCGCGCACCGCGGTGGACAACGCCACCATCCGTTCGGTGTTCATCATCGGCCCCGACAAGAAGGTGAAGGCGATGCTGGTGTATCCGATGAGCGCGGGGCGCAATTTCGACGAGGTGCTGCGGCTGCTGGATTCGCTGCAGCTCAACGCCAAGCACACCGTGGCCACGCCGGTCAACTGGAAGCCGGGCGAGGACGTCATCATCCCGACCTCGGTCTCGGACGAGGAAGCCAGCAAGAAATACCCGCAGGGCTTCAAGACGCTGAAGCCCTACCTGCGCACGGTGGCCCAGCCCAAGTAG